Proteins from a single region of Chlorocebus sabaeus isolate Y175 chromosome 25, mChlSab1.0.hap1, whole genome shotgun sequence:
- the MYOG gene encoding myogenin, whose translation MAPSSWREGLQELGVWWQEQAFSDPMELYETSPYFYQEPRFYDGENYLPVHLQGFEPPGYERTELTLSPETPGPLEDKGLGTPEHCPGQCLPWACKVCKRKSVSVDRRRAATLREKRRLKKVNEAFEALKRSTLLNPNQRLPKVEILRSAIQYIERLQTLLSSLNQEERDLRYRGGGGPQPGVPSECSSHSASCSPEWGSALEFGANPGDHLLTADPTDAHNLHSLTSIVDSITVEDVSVAFPDETMPN comes from the exons ATGGCACCCAGCAGTTGGCGTGAGGGGCTGCAGGAGCTTGGGGTCTGGTGGCAGGAACAAGCCTTTTCTGACCCCATGGAGCTGTATGAGACATCCCCCTACTTCTACCAGGAACCCCGCTTCTATGACGGGGAAAACTACCTGCCTGTCCACCTCCAGGGCTTTGAGCCACCAGGCTATGAGCGGACGGAGCTCACCCTGAGCCCCGAGACCCCAGGGCCCCTCGAAGACAAGGGGCTGGGCACCCCTGAGCACTGTCCGGGCCAGTGCCTGCCGTGGGCGTGTAAGGTGTGTAAGAGGAAGTCGGTGTCCGTGGACCGGCGGCGGGCGGCCACACTGAGGGAGAAGCGCAGGCTCAAGAAGGTGAATGAGGCCTTTGAGGCCCTGAAGAGGAGCACCCTGCTCAACCCCAACCAGCGGCTGCCCAAGGTGGAGATCCTGCGCAGCGCCATCCAATACATCGAGCGTCTCCAGACCCTGCTCAGCTCCCTCAACCAGGAGGAGCGTGACCTCCGCTACCGGGGCGGGGGTGGGCCCCAGCCAGGG GTGCCCAGCGAATGCAGCTCTCACAGCGCCTCCTGCAGTCCAGAGTGGGGCAGCGCACTGGAGTTCGGCGCCAACCCTGGGG ATCATCTGCTCACGGCTGACCCTACAGATGCCCACAACCTGCACTCCCTCACCTCCATCGTGGACAGCATCACAGTGGAAGATGTGTCTGTGGCCTTCCCAGATGAAACCATGCCCAACTGA